The following coding sequences are from one Lipingzhangella halophila window:
- the nusG gene encoding transcription termination/antitermination protein NusG, whose amino-acid sequence MSESPLTSDDFPTEEPVQSSAEEPEQADPAAEAATDDSQDVADDAAEAAEAGDEEEAAEAGGEGESEEAPRLDPVEEFKMELRLLPGDWYVVHTYAGYENRVKTNVESRTQSLNMEDYIFQVEVPTQEVTEVKSGKRQQVTEKVLPGYVLVRMDLTDESWAAIRNTPGVTGFVGLSNRPAPLSLQEVADLLAPEPEEEPEQVHKEKAESRSDVAYEVGESVTVMEGPFATLPATVSEINPDTQKLKVLVSIFGRETPVELGFNQVSKI is encoded by the coding sequence GTGTCCGAGTCCCCACTGACCTCTGACGACTTCCCAACCGAGGAGCCGGTTCAGTCGTCGGCGGAAGAGCCGGAGCAGGCCGACCCTGCGGCCGAGGCGGCCACGGACGACTCCCAGGACGTCGCGGACGATGCGGCGGAGGCCGCCGAAGCGGGCGACGAGGAGGAAGCCGCGGAAGCGGGCGGCGAGGGCGAGTCGGAGGAGGCTCCCAGACTCGACCCCGTCGAGGAGTTCAAGATGGAACTCCGGCTGCTTCCCGGCGACTGGTACGTGGTGCACACCTACGCCGGGTACGAGAACCGGGTGAAGACCAACGTCGAGAGCCGTACCCAGTCGCTCAACATGGAGGACTACATCTTCCAGGTCGAGGTGCCCACGCAGGAGGTCACCGAGGTCAAGAGCGGCAAGCGGCAGCAGGTGACGGAGAAGGTCCTGCCGGGGTACGTGCTCGTCCGCATGGACCTCACCGACGAGTCCTGGGCGGCCATCCGCAACACTCCGGGCGTCACCGGCTTCGTTGGCCTGTCCAACCGGCCCGCCCCGCTGAGCCTCCAGGAGGTCGCCGACCTGCTCGCGCCGGAGCCCGAGGAGGAGCCGGAGCAGGTGCACAAGGAGAAGGCCGAGAGCCGCTCCGACGTCGCCTACGAGGTCGGGGAGTCCGTGACGGTGATGGAGGGCCCGTTCGCCACGCTGCCCGCCACCGTGAGCGAGATCAATCCCGACACCCAGAAGCTCAAGGTGCTCGTGTCGATCTTCGGTCGCGAGACCCCGGTGGAGCTGGGCTTCAACCAGGTCTCCAAGATCTGA
- the secE gene encoding preprotein translocase subunit SecE, producing MTQTDAAAKPDREPQRRTGPVTFVKQVVGELRKVRWPTRRELITYTIVVMVFVVIMVGYISLLDFGFGEAVTWLYGTVGSSGEATQPGGEMPGVPQ from the coding sequence GTGACACAGACTGACGCCGCGGCTAAGCCCGACCGGGAGCCCCAGCGTCGCACCGGTCCGGTGACCTTCGTCAAGCAGGTTGTGGGCGAACTCCGGAAGGTTCGCTGGCCCACCCGCCGCGAGCTCATCACCTACACGATCGTCGTCATGGTGTTCGTCGTCATCATGGTCGGATACATCTCGTTGCTTGACTTCGGCTTTGGTGAAGCTGTCACCTGGCTCTACGGCACAGTCGGCAGCAGCGGCGAGGCGACGCAGCCCGGCGGTGAGATGCCCGGCGTTCCGCAGTAG
- a CDS encoding pyridoxal phosphate-dependent aminotransferase — protein sequence MTERPRISARIGGISESATLAVDAKGKAMKAAGRPVIGFGAGEPDFPTPDYIVEAAVRACHEPRFHGYTPAGGLPELKEAIAEKTLRDSGYQVDPSQILVTNGGKQAIYEAFATLLDPGDEVIVIAPYWTTYPESIKLAGGVPVYVVTDESTGYLASVAQLEAARTDRTKVLLFVSPSNPTGAVYPPEQVREIGQWANGNGLWVLTDEIYEHLVYGSARFSSIPVEVPELAERTVVVNGVAKTYAMTGWRVGWIAGPNDVVKAAGNLQSHATSNVANVSQAAALAAVSGDLSAVAEMRTAFDRRRRTIVRMLNEIPGVVCPDPEGAFYAYPSVKDVLGREIRGHRPQTSAELAEVILEQAEIAVVPGEAFGTPGYLRMSYALGDNNLAEGVGRLQKLLGEAQ from the coding sequence ATGACTGAGCGACCTCGCATCTCCGCACGCATCGGCGGTATCTCCGAGTCAGCCACGCTGGCCGTTGACGCCAAGGGCAAGGCCATGAAGGCGGCCGGGCGTCCCGTCATCGGTTTCGGCGCCGGAGAGCCCGACTTCCCCACGCCCGACTACATCGTCGAGGCGGCGGTACGCGCCTGCCACGAGCCCCGTTTCCACGGCTACACGCCGGCCGGCGGCCTCCCCGAGCTCAAGGAGGCCATCGCCGAGAAGACGCTGCGCGACTCCGGGTACCAGGTGGATCCCAGCCAGATCCTGGTGACCAACGGCGGCAAGCAGGCCATCTACGAGGCGTTCGCCACGCTGCTCGACCCGGGCGACGAGGTCATCGTCATCGCCCCGTACTGGACGACCTACCCGGAATCCATCAAGCTGGCCGGCGGTGTCCCGGTCTACGTGGTCACCGACGAGTCCACCGGCTACCTCGCCAGCGTGGCGCAGCTCGAAGCGGCGCGCACCGACCGCACCAAGGTCCTGCTGTTCGTCTCCCCGTCGAACCCCACCGGCGCGGTCTATCCACCGGAGCAGGTCCGCGAGATCGGGCAGTGGGCCAACGGCAATGGGCTGTGGGTCCTCACCGACGAGATCTACGAGCACCTGGTCTACGGTTCGGCGCGGTTCAGCTCCATCCCGGTGGAGGTTCCCGAGCTGGCCGAGCGAACCGTCGTCGTCAACGGTGTCGCCAAGACGTACGCGATGACGGGCTGGCGCGTCGGGTGGATCGCCGGCCCGAACGATGTCGTCAAGGCGGCCGGGAACCTGCAGTCGCACGCCACATCGAACGTCGCGAACGTGTCGCAGGCCGCCGCCCTGGCCGCGGTGTCGGGCGACCTGAGCGCGGTCGCCGAGATGCGCACCGCGTTCGACCGCAGGCGGCGCACCATCGTCCGGATGCTGAACGAGATCCCCGGCGTCGTCTGCCCGGATCCGGAGGGGGCGTTCTACGCGTACCCCTCGGTCAAGGACGTGCTCGGCCGGGAGATCCGCGGCCACCGGCCGCAGACCTCCGCCGAGCTCGCCGAGGTGATCCTGGAGCAGGCCGAGATCGCCGTGGTACCGGGCGAGGCGTTCGGCACCCCGGGCTACCTGCGGATGTCCTACGCGCTCGGCGACAACAACCTGGCCGAGGGAGTGGGCCGGCTGCAGAAGCTGCTCGGCGAGGCCCAGTAG